One genomic region from Torulaspora delbrueckii CBS 1146 chromosome 4, complete genome encodes:
- the FAB1 gene encoding 1-phosphatidylinositol-3-phosphate 5-kinase (similar to Saccharomyces cerevisiae FAB1 (YFR019W); ancestral locus Anc_1.360) encodes MGVTTHTGEPTTLKSMKPATDKPDFLATEALIPRTTTNLDTNPVLSNISIPTKMAAEPEDFSPQSNGTLEPDESEYLTDTGAVGESESPNSERPVQNTAEGKKTALYKRTGPPGAHAKSLTFSLNNNAHMKRSSIYESKSTVTAIPIRNAMNSNRQHHWDNEDAISMKSGSSSMTASLSRSFLFGFYHNKKKDKEHTKGVISKEYWMKDDSAKECFTCGKTFNTFRRRHHCRICGQIFCNSCTLSIPGERFGYSGTMRVCNNCYEHANNFEDSSDEESAMDQVSHHQSNEDRLIYSAQESNPNQFQWEAESLNGDSDSASQQREVTLLNDDGDTQSILTTAEDSKMFVSTPPPPPKMAIPATRQGESLEISFPAQNTPVESWHRESISGSAAGSRDRYTIKDVDMLPSLDQAHVSPLQAHSKSGVKLGNSLRRTIFNRVGNKRPALEKAATTGNVDSIIGNVDSKNYKFQFNYIDGAQRGYLNNERRDNFPQRQQIQEKESGSNISMSQVDDETSEDEGSMSIYSALNDPVHSSNPIRSMRTSTKSFQRAEASLQRMRFRRRSKSKSNAARPDSIYSGLDLFNNSTPNLVSIVKEDEAFHPLSSSEASMQRPKGKIGPSGSWKRLSSVNLSNSENKNELNEVSSLHMEALLDQVLSDQNFENPDEWKRILNGCLRKIQTIRLNAKDSTTLDFRQNYVKIKRICGGNSESSEYINGVVFSKALPCKNMPRLVESPRILLVMFPLEYQRNENHFLSIETVIAQEREYLDKLVSRLTSLTPSVVLVGANVSGYALELLNKAGVVVQFNLKPQVIERIAKLTEADIAISIDKLAGNVRMGSCEKFEVNSYVYRNISKTYTFIRGCNRELGGTILLRGDTEENLRKLKDVSEFMVYVVFSLKLESALFNDNFLQISTNYYLKEKQEKKNEVVTGFFAEFLEKFNKRILTVSPTVEFPVPFLLRRARELELQLIEKRKESEYLEEHGEAARAFVTELLSLASTLTKNDFKYLIKFIHEKELENLELQFQKRSRHWEVSCAQSHNMLGTGSHQCITVLYSMVSTKTATPCIGPQLVTIDYFWDSDISVGQFIENVVATASYRCRQGCGGVLMDHYRSYVHGSGKVDVLLEKFQTRLPKLKDIIVTWSYCKKCGTSTPILQMSEKTWNYSFGKYLEVMFWSKTESVAGIGKCTHDFAKDHVKYFGFNDLVARMEYSNLEVHELVTPPRKITWTPYKDIKMKVELYYQILDKIDAFYNSVLSRLSRVKLDSMSGEKLLTGQSTLEALKSKVDEEKSVLINDLERYYRGDPGDQHIRLNIIIKALHDRAVSWDSEFTEFGKKFLPSETDITRITSHQLKKLFTDFGSSDERTEEEGLDRVDDEEKEEDSTHAKEIDENSQHVDAEIPFYSSQNEQESSQNEIENNLNDVGLSENQKTRSNTALANSQLTADHPLGNRTSSSFNKSFDNGLVSDLQKSRGSESLSSSSSIAKEHRVSNKVGQLANFFDQMHFDALSKEFELQREKERVQLNKNKYQALRIHTSTPIVEIYKNVKDAVDEPLHDLSKRDETKAKEPVDKTTIMPNKHKIHDKLESQLENSIYQWGEQVLQEDTKSTKLEPANLIVNADGKEVKLREPLPPVMTTTTANKEGSNTQPEKSLLMKALANFWADRSASLWKPLSYPTLPSEHIFVDSDVIIREDEPTSLIAFCLSTPDYKQKMTKLDHQRQPSYAAPTEFSAAASTNASEYFNFEKESQRSTDFSSKTHPSSENLSSSKMPSGQRPLPTQSTQTDPCEKLESIMTKSTAVHLRYQFEDALTVMSCKIFFAGHFDAFRRTCGCQEKFIQSLSRCVKWDSSGGKSGSGFLKTLDDRFIIKELSHSELEAFIKFTPSYFEYMAQAMFHDLPTALAKIFGFYQIQVRSAISGTKSYKMDVIIMENLFYEKKTTRIFDLKGSMRNRHVEQTGKENEVLLDENMIEYIYESPIHVREYDKKLLRASLWNDTLFLAKMNVMDYSLVVGIDNEGHTLTVGIIDFIRTFTWDKKLENWVKEKGLVGGNSSKKPTVVTPKQYKNRFREAMERYILMVPDPWYQEHF; translated from the coding sequence ATGGGTGTTACGACACATACTGGTGAGCCTACAACACTCAAAAGCATGAAACCTGCGACTGACAAGCCTGATTTCCTGGCGACTGAGGCGTTGATACCCAGGACTACGACCAATCTCGATACAAACCCGGTCTTGAGTAATATATCTATTCCTACAAAAATGGCTGCCGAGCCAGAGGATTTCTCTCCTCAAAGCAATGGGACGCTCGAGCCTGATGAGTCTGAATATTTGACTGATACGGGTGCTGTGGGCGAAAGTGAGTCGCCAAACAGTGAAAGACCGGTTCAAAACACTGCAGAAGGCAAGAAGACTGCATTGTATAAGAGGACAGGACCACCGGGTGCTCATGCAAAATCTCTAACGTTCTCGTTGAATAATAACGCCCATATGAAACGGTCGAGCATCTACGAATCGAAATCTACAGTAACAGCAATTCCAATACGAAATGCAATGAATAGCAATCGGCAGCACCATTGGGATAACGAGGATGCGATCTCTATGAAGAGtggctcatcatcaatgactGCTTCGCTCTCTAGAAGCTTTCTGTTTGGGTTCTATCAcaataagaagaaggataaagaacATACCAAGGGTGTAATTTCAAAGGAGTATTGGATGAAAGATGATAGTGCTAAGGAATGCTTCACATGTGGGAAGACTTTCAACACTTTCAGAAGGAGGCATCATTGTAGGATATGCGGCCAGATCTTTTGCAATAGCTGCACGTTATCCATTCCAGGCGAACGGTTTGGTTACAGTGGGACTATGAGGGTTTGTAATAATTGTTATGAGCACGCAAACAATTTCGAGGACTCGAGCGATGAGGAATCTGCCATGGATCAGGTtagtcatcatcaaagtaATGAAGACCGTCTTATCTATTCTGCCCAGGAAAGCAATCCGAATCAGTTTCAATGGGAAGCAGAATCGCTCAATGGTGATAGTGACAGCGCTTCGCAACAACGTGAAGTGACATTATtaaatgatgatggtgatACGCAAAGTATATTAACAACGGCAGAAGACTCAAAGATGTTTGTATCAacaccaccaccaccacccAAGATGGCGATTCCAGCTACAAGACAGGGTGAATCCTTAGAAATATCATTTCCAGCGCAGAATACTCCCGTTGAAAGCTGGCATCGAGAGAGTATTTCGGGCTCCGCCGCTGGTTCGCGAGATCGATATACAATAAAAGATGTCGATATGCTTCCATCACTTGACCAGGCTCATGTTTCACCTTTACAGGCACATAGTAAGTCGGGGGTGAAGCTGGGAAACTCTCTGCGACGCacaatcttcaacagaGTTGGTAATAAGAGGCCCGCTTTAGAAAAAGCGGCAACTACAGGTAATGTTGATAGCATCATAGGGAATGTCGATAGTAAGAATTACAAATTTCAGTTCAACTACATCGATGGTGCACAGCGTGGCTACTTAAACAACGAGAGAAGAGATAATTTTCCACAAAGGCAGCAAATTCAGGAAAAGGAGAGCGGTAGTAATATTTCGATGTCGCAGGTCGACGACGAAAcatctgaagatgaaggatcCATGTCAATTTATTCTGCGCTGAACGATCCTGTACATTCGAGTAATCCAATTCGCTCAATGAGAACATCGACCAAGTCATTCCAAAGGGCAGAAGCATCTTTACAAAGGATGCGTTtccgaagaagaagcaagagCAAATCAAATGCAGCGAGGCCCGACTCTATTTATAGTGGTCtcgatcttttcaacaataGCACACCTAATCTGGTTTCAATTgttaaagaagatgaggcGTTTCATCCGTTGTCAAGCTCTGAAGCTTCGATGCAAAGACCGAAGGGTAAGATCGGCCCCAGCGGATCGTGGAAACGATTGTCTAGTgtcaatctttcaaactctgAGAACAAAAACGAGCTCAACGAGGTTTCATCACTACATATGGAAGCTCTGTTGGATCAGGTGCTAAGTGACCAGAATTTCGAAAATCCAGATGAATGGAAAAGAATACTTAATGGATGTTTACGAAAAATCCAAACAATAAGGCTCAATGCCAAGGATTCCACAACTTTAGATTTCCGTCAAAATTATGTTAaaatcaaaagaatttgtGGTGGAAATAGTGAATCATCAGAATACATCAATGGTGTAGTATTCTCAAAAGCACTTCCGTGCAAGAACATGCCGAGGCTGGTGGAATCCCCACGCATATTGTTAGTCATGTTTCCGTTGGAATACCAAAGAAACGAAAATCACTTTTTAAGTATCGAGACTGTCATTGCGCAAGAGCGAGAGTACCTCGATAAGTTAGTATCGAGACTTACCTCTCTGACCCCCAGTGTTGTGCTCGTCGGTGCAAATGTCAGTGGATATGCCCTTGAGCTTCTGAACAAAGCAGGCGTGGTTGTCCAATTTAATTTAAAGCCACAAGTGATCGAGCGGATAGCTAAACTAACTGAAGCAGATATCGCTATATCCATCGACAAGTTGGCAGGAAATGTGAGAATGGGATCATGCGAGAAATTCGAGGTTAACTCATATGTTTACAGAAATATCAGTAAGACGTATACTTTTATCAGGGGGTGCAACCGTGAGCTAGGTGGAACGATTTTACTAAGAGGAGACACAGAAGAAAATCTGAGAAAGCTTAAAGATGTATCTGAATTTATGGTCTACGTTGTATTCTCTCTCAAGTTGGAAAGTGCATTGTTCAACGACAACTTCCTCCAAATATCCACAAATTACTACCTGAAAGAAAagcaagaaaagaagaatgaagtAGTGACTGGTTTTTTCGCtgagtttcttgaaaagtttaaTAAAAGAATCTTGACAGTATCCCCAACTGTCGAGTTTCCTGTGCCTTTTCTTCTGAGAAGAGCTAGAGAGTTGGAACTGcaactcattgaaaagagaaaggAAAGCGAATACTTGGAGGAGCACGGAGAGGCAGCCAGAGCCTTTGTCACCGAGTTGCTATCACTGGCTTCAACATTAACAAAGAATGACTTCAAGTATCTGATCAAATTTATCCACGAGAAAGAGTTAGAGAATTTGGAACtacaatttcaaaaaagaaGCAGACACTGGGAAGTCTCGTGTGCTCAATCACACAACATGCTGGGCACAGGGTCTCATCAGTGTATCACGGTACTCTATTCTATGGTCTCTACCAAAACAGCTACCCCTTGTATTGGGCCTCAATTGGTCACGATTGACTATTTCTGGGACAGTGATATATCAGTAGGccaattcatcgaaaatGTTGTTGCAACTGCGTCATATCGTTGTCGCCAAGGTTGTGGAGGGGTACTTATGGACCATTATCGAAGTTACGTCCACGGTTCAGGCAAAGTGGACGTTCTCctggaaaagtttcaaacGCGTCTGCCAAAGTTAAAAGATATCATAGTCACCTGGAGCTACTGCAAAAAATGTGGAACGTCAACCCCAATTCTACAAATGAGCGAAAAGACATGGAATTATTCCTTTGGAAAGTACCTTGAAGTCATGTTTTGGAGTAAGACGGAAAGCGTAGCAGGAATTGGTAAATGTACTCACGATTTTGCCAAAGACCATGTAAAGTATTTTGGTTTCAACGATCTGGTGGCACGTATGGAGTATTCGAATTTGGAAGTTCACGAATTAGTTACACCTCCTCGCAAAATTACATGGACTCCTTacaaagatatcaagatGAAGGTTGAGCTCTATTACCAAATTCTAGACAAGATCGACGCATTCTATAACAGTGTCCTGAGTCGTTTAAGCCGTGTTAAATTGGATAGCATGTCAGGTGAAAAACTGTTAACAGGCCAATCTACTTTAGAGGCATTGAAATCGAAAGTTGATGAGGAGAAAAGTGTCCTCATTaatgatttggaaagatACTACCGTGGCGACCCTGGAGATCAGCATATACGCCTAAACATAATTATAAAAGCATTACACGATAGAGCTGTCAGTTGGGATTCTGAGTTCACAGAGTTTGGTAAGAAGTTCCTTCCATCAGAAACGGATATCACCCGTATTACCTCTCatcagttgaaaaaactcTTCACAGACTTTGGAAGCTCTGATGAAAGAACAGAAGAGGAAGGGCTTGATAGAGTGGATGACgaagaaaaagaggaagactCTACACATGCTAaggaaattgatgaaaattcCCAACATGTCGATGCCGAAATACCTTTCTATTCTTCCCAGAATGAGCAAGAATCCTCTCAGAACGAGATTGAAAACAATCTTAACGATGTTGGGCTAAGTGAGAACCAAAAAACTAGATCAAATACAGCCCTTGCAAACTCACAACTGACTGCAGATCATCCACTTGGTAATAGgacatcttcttcgttcaACAAGTCCTTTGATAACGGGCTTGTGTCGGATCTACAAAAATCAAGAGGGAGCGAGTCTTTGAGCAGTTCCTCCTCGATTGCGAAAGAACATAGAGTCAGTAACAAGGTAGGACAACTAGCTAACTTCTTTGACCAAATGCATTTTGATGCATTATCGAAGGAATTTGAGCTACAGAGAGAAAAGGAAAGAGTTCAGTTAAACAAGAACAAGTATCAAGCTTTGCGGATTCACACTTCTACGCCAATAGTTGAAATCTACAAAAATGTCAAGGATGCAGTTGATGAGCCTCTGCATGATCTGAGTAAGCGTGATGAAACGAAGGCGAAAGAACCTGTTGACAAAACAACGATTATGCCGAACAAGCACAAGATACATGACAAGCTTGAAAGTCAATTGGAGAATTCCATTTATCAATGGGGAGAGCAAGTGCTACAAGAGGATACCAAGAGTACTAAACTGGAACCAGCAAATCTAATAGTTAACGCAGACGGGAAGGAAGTGAAGTTAAGAGAACCTCTTCCACCCGTAATGACTACAACGACAGCTAACAAGGAAGGTTCCAATACTCAACCTGAGAAATCgcttttgatgaaggcACTTGCCAATTTTTGGGCTGACCGATCTGCATCTCTCTGGAAACCACTCAGTTATCCAACTTTACCAAGTGAGCATATTTTTGTTGATAGCGATGTTATTATTAGAGAGGATGAGCCCACTTCGTTAATTGCCTTCTGTCTGAGCACACCAGATTATAAACAGAAGATGACAAAATTGGATCACCAAAGGCAACCAAGTTATGCCGCTCCAACCGAATTTTCTGCAGCAGCTAGCACAAACGCTTCAGAAtatttcaactttgaaaaggAATCTCAAAGATCAACAGATTTCAGTTCGAAAACGCATCCCTCTAGTGAAAAtttgagctcttcaaagatgccCTCTGGCCAAAGGCCACTACCGACACAATCAACGCAAACAGATCCATGTGAGAAATTGGAGTCAATCATGACTAAGTCAACTGCCGTTCATCTTAgatatcaatttgaagatgcaCTGACTGTGATGTCATGCAAGATATTTTTTGCGGGACACTTTGATGCATTTAGAAGAACCTGTGGTTGTCAAGAAAAGTTTATTCAAAGTCTATCGAGATGTGTAAAATGGGACTCTAGCGGGGGTAAAAGTGGAAGTGGGTTTCTTAAAACTTTAGACGATCGATTCATCATTAAGGAACTCTCTCACTCGGAACTGGAGGCCTTCATAAAATTCACACCAAGTTATTTCGAATATATGGCTCAAGCGATGTTCCACGATTTACCAACTGCCCTGGCGAAGATCTTTGGTTTCTATCAAATACAAGTCAGGAGTGCTATTTCTGGTACCAAGAGTTATAAAATGGACGTTATCATAATGGAGAACCTATTTtatgagaagaagacaacaagaatttttgacttgAAAGGATCTATGAGGAATAGACACGTTGAGCAGACCGGAAAGGAAAATGAGGTTTTACTCGATGAGAACATGATCGAATACATTTATGAATCACCAATACACGTCAGAGAATACGACAAAAAATTATTAAGAGCTTCTCTATGGAATGATACATTGTTTTTGGCCAAAATGAACGTTATGGATTATTCATTGGTGGTCGGCATCGACAACGAGGGACATACCTTGACTGTCGGTATAATCGACTTTATTCGGACATTTACCTGGGATAAAAAGTTGGAGAACTGGGTTAAAGAAAAGGGACTTGTGGGCGGAAACAGCAGCAAGAAACCCACTGTGGTTACTCCAAAACAATACAAGAATAGATTCAGAGAAGCAATGGAAAGATATATATTGATGGTTCCCGATCCGTGGTATCAAGAACATTTCTAA